One stretch of Chryseobacterium indologenes DNA includes these proteins:
- the lepA gene encoding translation elongation factor 4 has protein sequence MKNIRNFCIIAHIDHGKSTLADRLLEYTNTVTQRELQSQTLDDMDLEKERGITIKSHAIQMDYEYKGEKYILNLIDTPGHVDFSYEVSRSIAACEGALLIVDAAQSIQAQTISNLYLALENDLTIIPILNKIDLPSANPEEVTDEIMNLIGCEYEDVLRVSGKTGEGVHNLLEQIVERIPAPVGDPDAPLQALIFDSVYNPFRGIEAYFKVVNGSITKNEKIKFFATGKEYGADEVGTLKLKQVPKKTIQCGDVGYLVSGIKDAREVKVGDTITSFDKPAEGPIDGFEEVKPMVFAGIYPIDSEDFEELRFSLEKLRLNDASLVFEPESSAALGFGFRCGFLGMLHMEIVQERLDREFNMNVITTVPNVSYFGYTKKEPEVPILINNPSEMMDPSTMDRVEEPFIKASIITKSDFVGAVMTLCIEKRGEIVNQSYLTSERVELIFNMPLAEVVFDFYDRLKSISKGYASFDYHPIGFRASKLVKMDILINGDMVDALSSLIHDSNAYYIGKRMCEKLRELIPRQQFDIAVQAALGTKVIARETIKALRKDVTAKCYGGDISRKRKLLEKQKEGKKKMKQIGRVEVPQSAFMAVLKLND, from the coding sequence ATGAAAAACATACGAAATTTTTGCATAATCGCTCATATCGACCACGGTAAAAGTACCTTGGCGGACCGTCTTTTGGAGTATACAAACACTGTTACTCAAAGAGAATTACAGTCTCAGACGCTTGATGATATGGATTTGGAAAAAGAACGTGGGATTACCATCAAGTCTCACGCGATCCAGATGGATTATGAATATAAAGGAGAAAAATATATTCTAAACCTGATTGATACACCGGGACACGTAGACTTCTCTTATGAAGTTTCCCGCTCTATTGCTGCTTGTGAAGGAGCCCTTCTTATTGTGGATGCAGCGCAGAGTATTCAGGCACAGACGATCAGTAACTTGTATTTAGCATTGGAAAATGACTTAACAATCATTCCGATTTTGAATAAAATTGACCTTCCGTCTGCCAATCCTGAAGAAGTAACCGATGAGATTATGAATCTTATCGGTTGTGAATATGAAGATGTATTGAGAGTTTCAGGGAAAACGGGAGAAGGAGTTCATAATTTATTAGAACAAATCGTTGAAAGAATCCCTGCACCTGTTGGAGATCCTGATGCACCCCTTCAGGCCCTGATCTTTGACTCTGTTTACAACCCGTTCAGAGGGATTGAAGCTTATTTTAAAGTAGTAAACGGCAGTATCACCAAAAATGAAAAAATTAAATTCTTTGCTACAGGAAAAGAATATGGAGCAGATGAGGTGGGTACCCTAAAACTGAAGCAGGTTCCAAAGAAAACGATTCAATGTGGAGATGTAGGATATTTGGTTTCAGGGATTAAAGATGCCCGTGAAGTAAAAGTAGGAGATACCATTACTTCTTTTGATAAACCAGCAGAGGGGCCTATTGATGGGTTTGAAGAGGTAAAACCAATGGTATTTGCCGGTATTTACCCAATTGATTCTGAAGATTTTGAAGAATTGAGATTTTCTCTTGAAAAATTAAGACTGAATGATGCTTCTTTGGTTTTCGAACCGGAAAGTTCAGCAGCACTAGGTTTCGGATTCCGTTGCGGATTCTTAGGAATGCTTCACATGGAAATCGTTCAGGAACGTCTGGACAGAGAGTTCAATATGAACGTTATTACGACGGTGCCTAACGTATCTTACTTTGGATATACGAAAAAAGAACCTGAAGTTCCGATCCTGATCAATAACCCGTCTGAAATGATGGATCCTTCTACAATGGATAGAGTAGAAGAACCTTTTATTAAGGCTTCTATCATTACAAAATCTGACTTCGTTGGAGCTGTAATGACTTTGTGTATTGAAAAGAGAGGAGAGATCGTTAACCAGAGCTATTTAACATCAGAAAGAGTTGAATTAATTTTCAATATGCCTTTGGCGGAAGTTGTTTTTGACTTCTATGACAGATTGAAATCAATCTCTAAAGGATATGCATCATTTGATTACCATCCAATCGGATTCAGAGCTTCTAAGCTAGTAAAAATGGATATCCTGATCAATGGTGACATGGTAGATGCCCTTTCATCTTTGATCCATGACAGTAATGCTTACTATATTGGGAAAAGAATGTGTGAAAAGCTTCGTGAATTAATCCCCAGACAGCAGTTTGATATCGCTGTTCAGGCAGCATTGGGAACGAAAGTTATTGCAAGGGAAACCATTAAGGCCTTAAGAAAAGATGTTACTGCAAAATGTTATGGAGGAGATATTTCCAGAAAACGTAAGTTATTGGAAAAGCAGAAAGAAGGTAAGAAGAAAATGAAGCAGATCGGAAGAGTGGAAGTCCCACAATCTGCGTTCATGGCTGTACTGAAGCTGAATGACTAA
- a CDS encoding RNA polymerase sigma factor: protein MKIKDAEIISLMQNPRTQDKGVRALMDAYQSRLYWHIRRIIVDGDLAQDTLQETFIKAYQNFHQFKNDSQLYTWLYRIATNEALQQVNKLKKMQKTDEDPEYHMQNLVADNVEGDAEEIQILLQNAIQSLPEKQKLVFMMRYYDDLPYEEISKIVDMSVGTLKTNYHYAKQKIEEYIKENYER from the coding sequence ATGAAGATTAAGGACGCGGAAATTATTTCGTTGATGCAGAATCCACGGACACAGGATAAAGGTGTTCGTGCCTTGATGGATGCCTATCAAAGCAGATTGTACTGGCACATACGAAGAATTATTGTGGACGGAGATCTTGCCCAGGATACTTTGCAGGAAACTTTTATAAAAGCTTATCAAAATTTTCATCAGTTTAAAAACGATAGCCAGTTGTATACCTGGCTGTACAGAATTGCAACCAACGAAGCGCTGCAACAGGTTAATAAACTGAAGAAGATGCAGAAAACAGATGAAGATCCAGAGTATCACATGCAAAATCTTGTAGCAGACAATGTGGAAGGTGATGCCGAAGAAATACAGATTTTACTGCAGAACGCCATACAAAGCCTGCCGGAAAAGCAGAAACTGGTATTTATGATGCGGTATTATGATGATTTGCCCTATGAAGAAATATCTAAGATTGTAGATATGTCGGTAGGTACTTTGAAAACCAATTATCATTATGCCAAACAGAAAATAGAAGAATATATTAAGGAAAATTACGAAAGATAA
- a CDS encoding TIGR02452 family protein — MTNKGMAKDTLDILARKYYINTENEKIDISKELEISKKETALFTPEQLAELTAAPLPETHFETQFETWRCSSLKAILELTAEEDQEKIMCLNFASAKNPGGGFINGAEAQEESLARTSALYETLLMADDYYTTHRNMTSCFYTETMIYSPKVPVFRKDKGELLSKPVMCNFITSAAVNAGVVKRQEPQREKEILGAMDIRTDKMLALALYQGNETLILGAWGCGVFKNDPKEIAGLFKKYLQGKYKNKFKRVVFAVLTKKEEMLKPFEEIQ; from the coding sequence ATGACCAATAAAGGAATGGCAAAAGATACATTAGATATCCTGGCCAGAAAATATTATATCAATACAGAAAACGAAAAAATAGATATATCAAAAGAGCTGGAAATCAGTAAAAAAGAAACCGCTCTTTTCACTCCGGAACAACTTGCTGAATTAACTGCTGCTCCACTGCCTGAAACTCATTTTGAAACTCAATTTGAAACCTGGCGTTGCAGCTCCTTAAAAGCAATTTTAGAATTAACAGCTGAAGAAGATCAGGAAAAAATTATGTGTCTGAACTTTGCATCAGCAAAAAATCCAGGTGGTGGATTTATCAATGGAGCAGAAGCGCAGGAAGAAAGCCTGGCAAGAACTTCTGCATTATATGAAACCCTGCTAATGGCAGACGATTATTACACTACACATCGTAATATGACCTCCTGTTTTTATACAGAGACCATGATTTACAGCCCAAAAGTTCCTGTTTTCAGGAAAGATAAAGGAGAATTGTTGTCCAAACCGGTGATGTGTAACTTCATTACTTCAGCAGCAGTGAATGCGGGCGTGGTAAAACGTCAGGAGCCTCAAAGAGAGAAGGAGATTTTAGGAGCAATGGATATCAGAACAGATAAAATGCTGGCATTAGCCTTATACCAGGGAAATGAAACCTTAATCTTAGGAGCCTGGGGTTGTGGAGTATTCAAAAACGATCCGAAAGAAATTGCCGGTCTGTTCAAAAAATATCTTCAGGGAAAATATAAGAACAAATTTAAAAGAGTGGTTTTTGCAGTGCTTACAAAGAAAGAAGAGATGCTGAAGCCATTTGAAGAAATACAATGA
- a CDS encoding 2OG-Fe(II) oxygenase has product MKKTDLHPQIFLIEDFLSGTECGEYIALSQKQNFEEAKINVGGRQMMSKGIRNNDRLMIFNHNLAEDLFKRASEFLPQEHENYRLLNFNEMFRVYKYSPGQQFKMHRDGSYIRNEKEKSFYTFLIYLNDNFEGGETEFENLFTIAPKKGTALIFYHPLRHEGKTLVSGLKYVLRTDVMYSC; this is encoded by the coding sequence ATGAAAAAAACAGACCTACATCCACAGATATTTCTGATTGAGGATTTTCTTTCAGGAACAGAATGTGGCGAGTATATTGCCCTATCGCAGAAACAGAATTTTGAAGAAGCAAAAATCAATGTTGGGGGCCGTCAGATGATGAGCAAAGGAATCAGAAACAATGACAGGTTGATGATTTTTAATCATAATCTGGCTGAAGACCTTTTCAAAAGAGCATCTGAATTTCTTCCACAGGAACATGAAAACTACAGGCTTTTGAATTTTAATGAGATGTTCAGAGTGTATAAATATTCTCCCGGACAGCAGTTTAAAATGCACCGCGACGGAAGCTATATCAGAAATGAAAAAGAAAAAAGTTTCTATACCTTTTTAATCTATCTGAATGATAATTTTGAAGGTGGAGAAACCGAATTTGAAAACCTTTTCACAATAGCTCCTAAGAAAGGAACAGCATTAATCTTTTATCATCCTTTAAGACATGAAGGTAAAACTCTGGTAAGTGGATTAAAATATGTTTTAAGAACTGATGTAATGTATTCCTGTTAA
- a CDS encoding ADP-ribosylation/crystallin J1, which produces MKTTRLYRPVGEKEMVLIIENGYKKFPPRLEWQPIFYPVLDEDYASEIAEKWNTRDEFGNYLGFVTRFDVSEEVALQYPAQNVGARNHNELWVPSEELDAFNQAIVGNIEVIRVFVGNDFKGSANTEIESLVNALKITTTNL; this is translated from the coding sequence ATGAAAACAACAAGATTGTACAGACCGGTAGGAGAAAAGGAAATGGTTCTTATTATTGAGAACGGATACAAAAAATTTCCGCCAAGACTGGAATGGCAACCCATCTTTTATCCGGTACTGGATGAAGACTATGCCTCAGAAATAGCTGAGAAATGGAATACCAGAGATGAGTTTGGAAACTATCTTGGTTTTGTAACCCGTTTTGATGTTTCAGAGGAAGTAGCCCTCCAATATCCGGCACAGAATGTAGGCGCCAGAAACCATAATGAGTTGTGGGTCCCTTCTGAAGAGCTGGATGCATTCAATCAGGCCATTGTAGGTAACATAGAAGTGATCAGAGTATTTGTAGGAAACGACTTTAAAGGATCTGCAAATACAGAAATAGAAAGCCTGGTGAATGCTTTAAAAATAACCACCACGAATCTTTAA
- a CDS encoding NUDIX hydrolase produces the protein MESPKKLQDIKVAVDAVIFGYFDKKDLQILLIKRNIEPFKGGWALPGGLVLDDENLDDAVKRELHEEAGIKPDFLEQLYTFGNVGRDPRNRVVSVAYLGLVNPSYHELFADSDADDAQWFSVNALPTLAFDHKNIIDIALKRLRTKIQYQPIGFNLLNEEFPFSDLENLYKTIIGQEIDRRNFRKKIMSYGLLNETNNVKKEGSGRPGKLFTFNQEKYKELEEQGFYFEIK, from the coding sequence ATGGAGTCTCCAAAAAAATTACAGGATATCAAAGTAGCGGTAGATGCCGTTATCTTTGGATATTTCGATAAAAAAGATCTTCAAATCCTTTTAATCAAGAGAAATATTGAACCTTTTAAAGGCGGTTGGGCACTTCCGGGAGGCCTTGTTCTGGATGATGAAAATCTGGATGATGCGGTAAAAAGAGAACTGCATGAAGAAGCAGGCATAAAACCCGATTTTTTAGAACAACTCTATACATTTGGTAACGTAGGGCGCGATCCTAGAAACAGAGTGGTTTCTGTGGCTTATTTGGGCCTTGTGAATCCGTCTTATCATGAGCTGTTTGCGGATTCTGATGCCGATGATGCCCAATGGTTTAGTGTCAATGCCCTCCCAACTCTGGCTTTTGATCATAAAAATATTATTGACATTGCTTTAAAAAGGCTTCGTACGAAAATTCAATACCAGCCAATCGGCTTTAATCTTCTTAATGAAGAATTTCCTTTCTCAGACCTTGAAAACCTTTATAAAACAATTATAGGGCAGGAAATAGACCGTAGAAACTTCCGCAAAAAAATCATGAGCTACGGCTTGCTTAATGAGACCAATAACGTTAAAAAAGAGGGAAGTGGAAGACCTGGAAAACTTTTTACTTTCAATCAGGAAAAATATAAAGAGCTTGAAGAACAAGGGTTTTATTTCGAAATTAAATAG
- a CDS encoding NADAR family protein — protein MQYAIQNIKDRFQKKERIKFLFFWGHTAKDEVTKSCFSQWFTGKFEENGIVYRTAEHYMMAGKARLFNDTEILEEILQASTPNQVKSLGRKVKNFDPKIWDEHKYEIVKQGNLLKFSQNQKYKDFLLSTGNKILVEASPYDTIWGIGMLETDSRAENPLLWNGENLLGFALMEVRDELRG, from the coding sequence ATGCAGTACGCCATACAAAATATTAAAGACAGATTTCAGAAAAAGGAAAGAATAAAGTTTCTATTTTTCTGGGGGCATACCGCTAAAGATGAAGTCACCAAATCATGTTTTAGCCAATGGTTTACAGGAAAATTTGAAGAAAACGGGATTGTCTACAGAACGGCAGAGCATTATATGATGGCAGGGAAAGCAAGATTGTTTAATGATACTGAAATCCTGGAAGAAATATTGCAGGCATCTACTCCTAATCAGGTTAAAAGTTTAGGAAGAAAAGTAAAAAACTTTGATCCGAAAATCTGGGATGAACATAAATATGAGATCGTAAAACAAGGAAACCTTTTAAAGTTCTCACAAAACCAGAAGTATAAAGACTTCCTTTTATCAACAGGGAATAAAATCCTGGTAGAAGCCAGTCCTTATGATACCATTTGGGGAATCGGAATGCTGGAAACAGACTCAAGAGCGGAAAATCCTTTATTATGGAACGGAGAAAATCTTTTGGGATTTGCCCTGATGGAAGTTCGGGATGAATTAAGAGGGTAA
- a CDS encoding adenylosuccinate synthetase — MKKAQIVIGLGFGDEGKGITTDFLAHQNPDSVVIRFSGGQQAAHTVMMAGRKHVHSSFASGALRGLPSYFTEHCTIHPQFLFNEREELKAKNGNTELHIHPLAKVTTPFDVWQNRNSSKNLEHGTCGKGVGATMKRNESPYKLFAIDLIAPKEMLVEKLKGIAYYYGFMDEDEINEQIFPFLEVIEQIDWKIDDYNYLNSFENLIFEGSQGILLDMDHGVFPNVTYAHTTSKNAYEICKKLHIEDIEMFYVTRSYATRHGNGWMSNEKEMLLKNNEEETCTFNEYQKDLRFGDLDYKLLNYALKLDGAYVNSTKKNLVVTCLDQIDEKFKIDKLEIKFDTIFGSYSPYSKDFKRLIEY; from the coding sequence ATGAAAAAGGCGCAAATAGTGATAGGATTAGGTTTCGGAGATGAAGGAAAAGGAATTACTACAGATTTTCTGGCTCACCAAAACCCTGACTCTGTGGTGATCCGATTTTCAGGAGGGCAGCAGGCAGCTCATACTGTAATGATGGCGGGCAGAAAACATGTTCATTCCAGTTTTGCAAGCGGAGCGCTTCGTGGATTACCGTCTTATTTTACGGAACATTGTACGATTCACCCTCAATTTTTATTCAATGAAAGGGAAGAATTAAAAGCAAAAAACGGAAATACAGAGCTTCATATTCATCCCTTAGCCAAAGTGACAACGCCTTTTGATGTCTGGCAAAACAGGAACAGTTCCAAAAATCTGGAGCACGGAACCTGTGGAAAAGGAGTAGGAGCCACCATGAAAAGAAATGAAAGCCCTTATAAGCTATTCGCAATTGATCTTATTGCTCCAAAGGAAATGTTGGTAGAAAAGTTAAAAGGAATTGCTTATTACTACGGTTTTATGGATGAAGATGAGATTAATGAACAGATCTTTCCCTTTTTAGAAGTAATTGAGCAAATAGATTGGAAGATTGATGATTACAACTATCTGAACTCATTTGAAAATCTCATTTTTGAAGGCAGCCAGGGGATTTTATTAGATATGGATCACGGTGTTTTTCCGAATGTAACCTATGCCCATACCACTTCAAAAAATGCGTATGAGATCTGTAAAAAACTTCATATTGAAGATATTGAGATGTTTTATGTGACCAGAAGCTACGCCACACGCCACGGAAATGGCTGGATGAGCAATGAAAAAGAGATGTTACTTAAAAACAATGAAGAGGAAACCTGTACCTTTAATGAATATCAGAAAGACCTAAGGTTCGGAGATTTAGATTATAAGCTTCTGAATTATGCCTTAAAATTGGATGGAGCGTATGTCAATTCAACAAAAAAGAATTTAGTGGTAACCTGCCTGGATCAAATAGATGAAAAATTTAAGATCGATAAACTGGAAATAAAATTTGACACCATTTTCGGATCTTATTCTCCTTATTCAAAAGATTTTAAAAGACTGATTGAATACTGA
- a CDS encoding macro domain-containing protein yields MKTIHYLKGDATVPQVKGIKIIAHICNDLGGWGKGFVLAVSKRWKEPEKEYRNWHRFRNENNFGLGEIQIVQVEKYMYVANMIGQKGMKTGSNGVPVRYEAIEKCLETLAKEAIELDASIHMPRIGCGLAGGKWEHIEPIIERTLLNKNVEVYVYDFD; encoded by the coding sequence ATGAAAACGATACACTATTTAAAAGGAGATGCTACCGTTCCACAGGTAAAAGGAATAAAAATCATCGCTCATATCTGTAATGATCTGGGAGGCTGGGGAAAAGGCTTTGTACTGGCCGTTTCTAAAAGGTGGAAAGAACCGGAGAAAGAATACAGAAACTGGCACCGTTTCAGAAATGAAAATAATTTTGGGCTGGGAGAAATTCAGATAGTACAGGTTGAAAAATACATGTATGTAGCCAATATGATCGGCCAGAAAGGGATGAAAACCGGAAGTAATGGAGTTCCCGTTCGCTATGAAGCCATTGAAAAATGTCTGGAAACATTAGCTAAAGAAGCGATAGAACTCGATGCAAGCATCCACATGCCAAGAATTGGATGCGGATTGGCTGGCGGAAAATGGGAGCATATAGAACCGATCATAGAAAGAACCTTATTGAATAAAAATGTTGAGGTATATGTCTATGATTTTGATTAA
- a CDS encoding Rossmann-like and DUF2520 domain-containing protein — MQIVIIGSGNVAYHLTKAFTLKGISLTQIFGRNENELNKISEELKIPYSTEHLEDADLYIICVSDNSVEEVSKWITKKNSLVAHTSGSLPKEILNGEYRKASFYPLQTFSKSKELEYEKIPFFIETENEEDTKTLFKLASRISKNVMESNHEKRKYIHLTAVFACNFVNHLFSRAKEISDSQEIPFDYFLPLIDETVQKIHEIEPKMAQTGPAVRNDIRVLQLHEQLLQDEESLAIYKTMNHSIQKMYEL, encoded by the coding sequence ATGCAAATTGTAATTATTGGTTCCGGAAATGTTGCTTATCATCTGACAAAAGCCTTCACTTTGAAAGGAATTTCCCTTACCCAGATTTTTGGGCGGAACGAAAATGAATTAAATAAAATTTCTGAAGAACTGAAAATTCCTTATTCTACGGAACACCTGGAAGATGCAGATCTGTATATCATCTGCGTAAGTGATAATTCTGTGGAAGAAGTATCAAAATGGATTACTAAAAAGAACTCTCTGGTTGCCCACACTTCGGGTTCTCTTCCAAAAGAAATTCTGAATGGAGAATATAGAAAGGCCAGTTTTTATCCATTACAGACGTTTTCAAAATCCAAAGAACTGGAATACGAAAAAATTCCCTTCTTTATTGAGACTGAAAATGAAGAGGACACGAAAACTCTTTTTAAGCTGGCTTCCAGGATTTCAAAAAATGTAATGGAAAGCAATCATGAAAAAAGAAAGTACATTCACCTTACTGCGGTTTTTGCCTGCAATTTTGTGAATCATCTTTTTTCAAGAGCCAAGGAAATCTCGGATTCCCAGGAAATTCCATTTGATTATTTTTTACCCCTGATTGATGAAACGGTTCAGAAGATCCATGAGATCGAGCCTAAAATGGCTCAGACAGGACCAGCTGTAAGAAACGATATTAGGGTTTTACAATTGCATGAGCAGTTATTACAAGACGAAGAAAGTCTTGCCATTTATAAGACAATGAATCATTCTATTCAAAAAATGTATGAGTTATAA
- a CDS encoding Maf family protein — translation MKLLLASQSPRRKELLSNLGFEFEVVKIDCEEIIPDHIKIEDASAYLAELKASAFRALSADEVLLTADTVVAINQQILGKPKDEADAYVMLRSLSGKTHQVYTGITIKTADKIYTETDVADVTFDEITDEEIRYYIQHYRPFDKAGSYGIQEWLGMAKIQNLTGSFYTIMGLPTHIVYKILKEITVI, via the coding sequence ATGAAATTACTTTTAGCATCACAATCACCGAGGAGAAAAGAGCTTCTTTCAAACCTTGGTTTTGAATTCGAAGTGGTAAAAATCGACTGTGAAGAAATTATTCCAGACCATATCAAAATAGAAGATGCATCTGCTTATTTAGCTGAATTAAAAGCAAGTGCTTTCAGAGCTCTTTCTGCTGATGAAGTTTTATTAACTGCTGATACCGTAGTGGCCATAAATCAACAGATTCTGGGTAAGCCCAAGGATGAAGCTGATGCCTATGTTATGCTCCGGAGCCTTTCAGGGAAAACCCATCAGGTATATACTGGAATAACCATCAAAACAGCAGATAAAATATATACGGAAACGGATGTTGCTGATGTGACTTTTGATGAGATTACTGATGAGGAAATCAGGTATTACATTCAACATTACAGACCTTTTGATAAAGCAGGAAGTTATGGTATTCAGGAATGGCTGGGAATGGCAAAAATTCAAAACCTAACCGGTAGTTTTTATACCATTATGGGGCTTCCTACCCATATTGTTTACAAAATTTTAAAAGAGATCACCGTTATTTAA
- a CDS encoding KdsC family phosphatase, producing the protein MSYKEKLKDIKAFVFDVDGVFTDGSVYLMPGGNMCRVMNVLDGYAVVKALKNNYLIGVITGGNDEMVKHRINYLGIQDYYPKSHNKIEDFEDFKKKYNLKNEEILTMGDDLPDIHIMENSAIAACPENAVPEVKGISHYISPKKGGSGAVRDVIEQVMKVQGNWHDDNTQSV; encoded by the coding sequence ATGAGTTATAAAGAGAAATTAAAGGATATTAAAGCCTTTGTATTTGATGTAGACGGAGTTTTTACTGACGGAAGTGTCTACCTGATGCCGGGAGGAAATATGTGCAGGGTAATGAATGTACTGGATGGATACGCAGTTGTTAAAGCCTTAAAAAACAATTATTTAATAGGGGTTATTACGGGTGGTAACGATGAAATGGTAAAACATAGAATCAATTATCTTGGTATCCAGGATTATTATCCGAAATCCCATAATAAAATTGAAGATTTTGAAGATTTTAAAAAGAAGTATAATCTTAAGAATGAGGAGATTCTAACCATGGGAGATGATCTTCCGGATATCCACATCATGGAAAATTCTGCTATTGCAGCATGTCCTGAAAACGCCGTTCCTGAAGTTAAAGGAATTTCTCATTATATTTCTCCCAAAAAAGGCGGAAGCGGTGCCGTACGTGATGTGATTGAGCAGGTAATGAAAGTTCAGGGGAACTGGCATGATGATAACACGCAATCCGTATAG